TATCTCCAATTAGGGGTGAATTCACGCGAACCTTTCCAATACTGAAATTGTTTTTGCCGGCATGGACTGATAAAATCCTTATATAAGAATGGAAACAAAGGAGTTTTTTTTATGATCAATAAAATTGGAAAAATCACAGTATACGTTGAGGACCAGGAACAGGCAAAGGATTTTTGGCTGAGTAAAATGGGATTTGTTTTAAAGCTCGAGCAGCCTATGGGACCAAATGCTGCCTGGATTGAAGTTGGGCCAAGCAATGATGAATTTACAACTTTAGTTCTTTATTCTAAGGAAGCCATGGAACAGCAAAACCCTTCTGCAGTTGCCCACCCATCCATTCTTTTCAGCACATCTGATATTGAAGCTGCCTATAAACAAATGAAACAAAATGGCGTGGAAGTTGAAGATATGTTAAAAATGCCTTTTGGAACTATGTTTACGTTTAAAGACCAGGATGGAAATAACTACTTATTGAGAGAGGATAAGTAATTCTAAGACGACCTGTCCTTCAAGTGCGGAGTGGACAGGTCTTTTTCTCTTAGCCTTCAAA
This window of the Cytobacillus pseudoceanisediminis genome carries:
- a CDS encoding VOC family protein, with the translated sequence MINKIGKITVYVEDQEQAKDFWLSKMGFVLKLEQPMGPNAAWIEVGPSNDEFTTLVLYSKEAMEQQNPSAVAHPSILFSTSDIEAAYKQMKQNGVEVEDMLKMPFGTMFTFKDQDGNNYLLREDK